In Natrinema amylolyticum, the following are encoded in one genomic region:
- a CDS encoding MaoC family dehydratase, with protein sequence MTDDTDTDETAESTDKRLVEGWHGRYYEDFAVGDVYKHPFGRTVTETDNVWMTNVTMNLNPMHFNEAYAAETEFGERLVDGTFVIALAVGMSVIDVSVNATANLGYDDIRHHEPVFHGDTIFAESEVLSKRELESRDHVGIVETELRAYNQHGDLVLSLERTPMVLKREHAEPSAAKPPGWLEGIGTQPEDL encoded by the coding sequence GCTCGTCGAAGGCTGGCACGGCCGCTACTACGAGGACTTCGCGGTCGGCGACGTCTACAAACATCCCTTCGGCCGGACCGTCACCGAGACGGACAACGTCTGGATGACGAACGTGACGATGAACCTCAACCCGATGCACTTCAACGAGGCCTACGCCGCGGAGACGGAGTTCGGCGAGCGCCTCGTCGACGGCACCTTCGTCATCGCCCTGGCCGTCGGGATGAGCGTCATCGACGTCTCCGTGAACGCGACGGCGAACCTCGGCTACGACGACATCCGCCACCACGAGCCGGTCTTCCACGGGGACACCATCTTCGCCGAGAGCGAGGTCTTGAGCAAGCGGGAACTCGAGTCCCGCGATCACGTCGGCATCGTCGAGACCGAACTCCGGGCGTACAATCAGCACGGCGATCTCGTACTCAGCTTAGAGCGCACGCCCATGGTGTTGAAACGCGAGCACGCGGAGCCCTCGGCGGCGAAGCCGCCGGGCTGGCTCGAGGGAATCGGCACGCAGCCGGAGGATCTGTAA